From Pseudomonas sp. FP2335, the proteins below share one genomic window:
- a CDS encoding glycosyltransferase family 39 protein translates to MNQRFTEKHGALLLLLAVTALMLLPGLGGRDLWGPETRWADIALHMLQSGDYFDPYLKGVPYYDKPLPSYWLITGLAHVMGGLGPWSLRLPSVLAAWLSVWLVYLIGARLLHKGTGLLAGWMLATTFYFMFWARVATADVLTVCGVLAAVWWYWRGPDDTRLGRYTVFFLLLALTSLFKGLIGFVLPGLVLLPHLLSEQRYKRHLNLRLLLALLIAAGVYAVPFVLSHFYGTPTYGQSGLALVFRENVVRFFDPFDHMGPIYTYLIYLPAYTLPWTPCWLLGLWLALRHWRTTPPNVRWLVWGLGLLFIFFTASGSRRSYYVLPLVPFAQLLGAWWLQEHLLKKPAARPRWRTGFGIAAGLLLLILGVAYPWTNGNGGVTRFAEDVRAEAVKRAPWEQWQMVLVEVDNKLPMYLQNGGKPFYYVAQDQDFPRQGDSAAFIAWLDKTSGRHFDPQHTLIVAQFSKDDPTPLAYLGADHQVIVTQPDNGERMFKKREEGSVAFLPGR, encoded by the coding sequence ATGAACCAGCGATTCACAGAGAAACACGGCGCCCTGCTGCTCCTGCTGGCGGTCACGGCATTGATGCTCTTGCCGGGCCTCGGCGGCCGTGACCTGTGGGGCCCGGAAACGCGCTGGGCCGACATCGCCTTGCACATGCTGCAAAGCGGCGACTACTTCGATCCCTACCTCAAGGGCGTGCCTTACTACGACAAGCCCCTGCCCTCCTACTGGCTGATCACCGGCCTGGCCCACGTGATGGGTGGCCTGGGCCCGTGGTCGTTGCGCCTGCCGTCGGTGCTGGCGGCGTGGTTGAGCGTGTGGCTGGTCTACCTGATCGGCGCACGCCTGCTGCACAAGGGCACCGGCCTGCTTGCAGGCTGGATGCTCGCCACCACCTTCTACTTCATGTTCTGGGCACGGGTCGCCACCGCGGATGTGCTTACCGTGTGCGGCGTGCTGGCGGCGGTGTGGTGGTATTGGCGCGGCCCGGATGACACGCGGCTGGGACGCTACACGGTGTTTTTCCTGCTACTGGCATTGACGTCCCTGTTCAAAGGCTTGATCGGCTTTGTGCTGCCGGGCCTGGTGCTGCTGCCGCACCTGCTCAGCGAACAACGCTACAAACGTCACCTCAACCTGCGCCTGCTGCTGGCGCTGCTGATCGCCGCCGGGGTGTATGCGGTGCCGTTCGTGCTGTCGCACTTCTACGGCACGCCAACCTATGGCCAAAGCGGCCTGGCCCTGGTGTTCCGGGAAAACGTAGTGCGCTTCTTCGACCCCTTTGACCATATGGGGCCGATCTATACCTACCTGATCTACCTGCCCGCCTACACCTTGCCCTGGACACCCTGCTGGCTGCTCGGCCTGTGGCTTGCCCTGCGCCATTGGCGCACCACGCCACCCAACGTGCGCTGGCTGGTGTGGGGCCTGGGCCTGCTGTTCATCTTCTTCACCGCCAGCGGCAGCCGCCGCAGCTATTACGTGCTGCCGCTGGTGCCGTTTGCCCAACTGCTCGGCGCCTGGTGGCTGCAGGAACACCTGCTGAAAAAACCGGCCGCCCGGCCACGCTGGCGCACAGGGTTTGGCATCGCCGCGGGCCTGTTGCTGCTGATACTTGGCGTGGCGTATCCCTGGACCAACGGCAACGGCGGCGTGACCCGCTTCGCCGAAGACGTGCGCGCCGAAGCCGTCAAACGCGCGCCTTGGGAGCAATGGCAAATGGTGCTGGTGGAAGTCGACAACAAGCTGCCGATGTACCTGCAAAACGGCGGCAAACCGTTCTACTACGTGGCCCAGGACCAGGACTTCCCGCGCCAGGGCGACAGCGCCGCGTTCATCGCCTGGCTGGACAAAACCAGCGGCCGGCACTTCGACCCGCAGCACACCCTCATCGTCGCGCAATTCAGCAAAGACGACCCGACGCCGTTGGCGTACCTGGGGGCGGACCACCAGGTGATCGTCACCCAACCGGATAACGGCGAGCGCATGTTCAAGAAACGTGAGGAAGGCAGCGTGGCGTTTTTGCCCGGGCGTTAA
- a CDS encoding helix-turn-helix transcriptional regulator — protein MSLTQSIGTPESPHFYAEMGELIANSGHGDFAANMLHLVDKWVPIHLVDLSEWTLDEARDTVLDIKLLGSAGIRQALSAPQIVHPPSDHPLLRDMLHMQDPLLIQMKAKAHSAHPRGGSHQCNLVSRQGNRRCVISFYRPPTQRGFSLAELSFLKCLSDTLLPLMERHAQILRQAPAVDSEPAPTSLEQSQLQREFYKRLALSEVTLSAREQEVCLGLLTGGTVPQMAEKLSVKNSSIETYLKRAAAKLGVSGRHGLAKWMVGA, from the coding sequence ATGAGTTTGACGCAGAGCATTGGCACCCCCGAGAGCCCGCATTTCTATGCCGAAATGGGTGAGTTGATTGCCAACAGCGGCCACGGGGATTTTGCCGCGAACATGCTGCATCTGGTGGACAAATGGGTGCCGATCCATCTGGTGGACCTCAGCGAATGGACCCTCGACGAAGCGCGCGACACGGTGCTCGACATCAAGTTGCTGGGCAGCGCCGGGATCAGACAGGCTTTGTCAGCACCGCAGATCGTGCACCCGCCCAGCGACCATCCCCTGTTGCGGGACATGTTGCACATGCAAGACCCGTTGCTGATCCAGATGAAGGCCAAGGCCCATAGCGCCCATCCCCGGGGCGGTTCGCACCAGTGCAACCTGGTGTCACGCCAGGGCAACCGGCGCTGTGTGATTTCGTTCTACCGCCCACCGACCCAGCGCGGGTTTTCCCTGGCCGAGTTGTCGTTTCTCAAGTGCCTGTCGGACACCCTGCTGCCGCTGATGGAGCGCCACGCGCAGATCCTGCGCCAGGCCCCCGCCGTCGACAGCGAACCGGCCCCCACCTCACTCGAGCAGTCGCAGTTGCAACGTGAGTTCTACAAGCGCCTGGCCCTCAGCGAGGTGACCCTGTCGGCGCGCGAGCAGGAGGTGTGCCTGGGGCTGTTGACCGGCGGCACCGTGCCGCAGATGGCGGAAAAACTCAGCGTGAAAAACAGCTCGATCGAAACCTACCTCAAGCGCGCCGCCGCCAAGCTGGGCGTGAGCGGCCGGCATGGTTTGGCCAAATGGATGGTGGGCGCCTGA
- the hpaA gene encoding 4-hydroxyphenylacetate catabolism regulatory protein HpaA: protein MKPIPNINIGQVYDQRYSDAEVHYDRLANLAGFFGRNMPVHRHDRFFQVHYVKSGVVRVYLDDRQYVESGPMFFLTAPTVPHAFVTEADADGHVLTVRQQLVWALIDADPSLASGSACVALAPDSQGLDQLFEELCSEINAERAGRAAALDSLTRLIMIRLLRLCAHSLPARPTRHEDLRIFHRFNELIEAHYLEHWPLARYAEAIGVTPARLNEVCRRLADLPSKRLILERVMQEAKRLLLFTGSSANEVCYQLGFKDPAYFSRFFLRYAQLTPGEYRLRQSGL, encoded by the coding sequence GTGAAGCCGATCCCCAACATCAACATCGGGCAGGTCTACGACCAGCGTTACAGCGACGCCGAGGTGCATTACGACCGGCTGGCCAACCTGGCGGGATTTTTCGGGCGCAATATGCCGGTGCATCGGCATGACCGGTTTTTCCAGGTGCATTACGTCAAGAGCGGCGTGGTGCGGGTGTATCTGGACGATCGCCAGTACGTCGAATCGGGGCCGATGTTTTTCCTCACGGCGCCGACGGTGCCCCACGCCTTTGTCACTGAAGCGGACGCCGATGGGCACGTGCTGACGGTGCGCCAGCAGTTGGTATGGGCATTGATCGATGCCGATCCCAGCCTCGCCTCAGGCTCGGCTTGCGTCGCATTGGCGCCTGACAGCCAGGGCCTGGATCAACTCTTCGAAGAACTGTGCAGCGAGATCAACGCCGAGCGGGCAGGGCGCGCCGCCGCCCTCGACAGCCTCACGCGGTTGATCATGATCCGCTTGCTGCGTCTGTGCGCCCACTCCCTGCCGGCACGTCCGACGCGGCATGAAGACCTGCGCATCTTCCATCGTTTCAACGAACTGATCGAAGCCCACTACCTGGAACACTGGCCGCTGGCCCGCTACGCCGAGGCGATTGGCGTCACGCCGGCCAGGCTCAACGAGGTGTGCCGACGCCTGGCCGACCTGCCGTCCAAGCGCCTGATCCTGGAGCGGGTGATGCAGGAAGCCAAGCGTCTGCTGCTGTTTACCGGCAGCTCGGCGAATGAAGTCTGCTACCAGCTGGGGTTCAAGGACCCGGCGTATTTCAGCCGGTTTTTCCTGCGTTATGCGCAACTGACGCCGGGGGAGTATCGGTTGCGGCAGTCGGGGCTGTGA
- a CDS encoding MFS transporter produces the protein MSTVNSIASRELAEHDRTHRLVTWRLMPLLLVCYLFAHLDRINIGFAKMQMSSDLHFSDTVYGFGAGLFFIAYALFGVPSNMALDRVGPRRWIASLMVVWGLLSTGMLWVESARGFYVLRFLLGVAEAGFFPGILVFLNRWYPARRRAQVTALFAIAVPMAGVLGGPLSGAILEHFHNVGSLRGWQWMFLIEGAPVVLLGLVVLKWLPDGFDSVPWLSAAQKQQLHAQLRSEEQRKTITSFSGILRDPQVWLLVAVYFAVMLAVNTLAFWMPTLIHGAGIGRDSQVGLLSAVPYLAGCFFMIGCGRSSDRLRERRWHLCVPLLMAALGIAVAGLAPENPLLVMGGLVLAGMGASAALPMFWQLPPAFLSNTTQAAGIAMISSFGSVAAFLAPYLIGWMRDATQSASLALYVLALFIALGGLLVLRTHAAIVNPR, from the coding sequence ATGAGCACCGTCAATTCCATCGCCAGCCGCGAGCTGGCCGAGCACGATCGCACCCATCGTTTAGTCACCTGGCGCCTCATGCCGTTGCTGCTGGTGTGTTACCTGTTCGCCCATCTGGACCGCATCAACATCGGCTTCGCCAAGATGCAGATGAGCAGCGATCTGCACTTTAGCGACACGGTCTACGGCTTCGGCGCCGGGTTGTTTTTTATCGCCTACGCGCTGTTTGGCGTGCCCAGCAACATGGCGCTGGACCGCGTCGGGCCGAGGCGCTGGATCGCCAGCCTGATGGTGGTGTGGGGCCTGTTGTCCACCGGCATGTTGTGGGTGGAAAGCGCCCGTGGCTTCTACGTGCTGCGTTTTTTGCTGGGGGTGGCCGAGGCCGGGTTTTTTCCGGGGATCCTGGTGTTTCTCAACCGCTGGTATCCGGCACGCCGACGTGCCCAGGTCACCGCGCTGTTCGCGATTGCGGTGCCGATGGCCGGGGTGTTGGGCGGGCCGCTGTCGGGGGCGATCCTCGAACACTTCCACAACGTAGGCAGCCTGCGCGGCTGGCAGTGGATGTTCCTGATCGAAGGCGCGCCCGTGGTGCTGTTGGGGTTGGTGGTGCTCAAGTGGCTACCGGATGGTTTCGACTCGGTGCCGTGGCTGAGCGCCGCGCAGAAGCAGCAACTGCATGCGCAACTGCGCAGCGAAGAACAACGCAAGACCATCACCTCGTTCAGCGGCATCCTGCGTGACCCGCAGGTGTGGCTGCTGGTCGCGGTGTACTTTGCGGTGATGCTGGCAGTGAACACCCTGGCGTTCTGGATGCCGACCCTGATCCACGGCGCGGGCATCGGCCGCGACAGCCAGGTCGGCCTGCTCAGCGCCGTGCCTTACCTGGCCGGGTGTTTTTTCATGATCGGCTGTGGGCGCTCGTCCGACCGCTTGCGTGAACGCCGCTGGCACCTGTGCGTGCCGCTGTTGATGGCGGCGCTGGGCATTGCCGTCGCCGGGCTGGCGCCGGAAAACCCGCTGCTGGTGATGGGCGGGCTGGTGCTGGCAGGCATGGGCGCGAGCGCCGCGTTGCCGATGTTCTGGCAACTGCCGCCGGCGTTTTTGTCCAACACCACCCAGGCGGCGGGCATCGCAATGATCAGTTCGTTCGGCAGCGTGGCAGCGTTCCTCGCACCGTACCTGATCGGCTGGATGCGCGATGCCACCCAGAGCGCCAGCCTGGCGCTCTACGTGCTTGCGCTGTTCATCGCGCTCGGCGGTTTGCTGGTGCTGCGCACCCACGCCGCCATCGTCAATCCGCGCTAG
- the hpaR gene encoding homoprotocatechuate degradation operon regulator HpaR, producing MLKPRQSLTLILLQAREAAMSFFRPSLNEHGLTEQQWRIIRILEQHGELEIYQLAELACILKPSMTGVLVRMEAAGMVHRRKAEQDQRRVLVTLADKGRESFEAMSSCMEANYQRLQDELGDEKLQTLLGLLDDLKNIKR from the coding sequence ATGCTCAAACCTCGCCAGTCCCTGACCTTGATCCTGTTGCAAGCCCGCGAAGCCGCCATGAGTTTTTTCCGCCCGTCCCTGAATGAGCACGGCCTGACCGAGCAGCAGTGGCGCATCATCCGCATCCTCGAACAGCACGGTGAGCTGGAGATTTACCAGTTGGCCGAACTGGCCTGCATCCTCAAACCGAGCATGACCGGCGTGCTGGTACGCATGGAAGCCGCCGGCATGGTGCATCGCCGCAAGGCCGAGCAGGACCAGCGCCGCGTATTGGTGACCCTGGCGGACAAGGGCAGGGAAAGTTTCGAGGCCATGAGCTCGTGCATGGAAGCCAACTACCAGCGTTTGCAGGATGAATTGGGCGACGAGAAATTGCAGACCCTGTTGGGCCTGCTCGATGACCTGAAAAACATCAAGCGCTAG
- a CDS encoding FAD-binding oxidoreductase: MINIETPTYYTATKKYNLSFPTLEQDIDADVVVIGGGFSGINTALELAEKGLTNIVVLEARYLGFGGTGRNGGQIMAGIGHDLEKIKKDVGEDGLRQVFEISDLGADIIKHRIAKYNIDADFCHGYGYMGFNARQEKTLRAWEKDFKSINSQHEIRFLGGSDVQQIIGSKAYTSALLHMGGGHVHSLNLLLGEATALASHGVRIFENSPALEVSYGERITVRTGRGSVRASKLLWACDSFLNKLEPQLHRSTINTYAFQMMTEPLPEELIQRISPIRGAYSDIRPVIDYYRVTNENRLLFGAATPLVEHIPGDLKAWNRHLMLKIFPYLKEVKIDLAWGGPMACSPNLFPQIGTLPGRSNAFFVQGYSGFGVTPSHIICKVLAEGMSEGSARYDLLSSIPRPTIIGKDAIRPLLLTAGKSWHQLSGYWNGRR; this comes from the coding sequence ATGATCAACATCGAAACCCCCACGTATTACACCGCCACCAAGAAGTACAACCTGAGTTTCCCGACCCTGGAGCAGGACATCGACGCCGACGTCGTGGTGATCGGCGGCGGTTTCTCCGGGATCAACACGGCCCTGGAGCTGGCCGAAAAAGGTCTCACCAATATCGTCGTGCTGGAAGCGCGCTACCTCGGTTTTGGCGGTACCGGCCGCAATGGCGGGCAGATCATGGCCGGCATCGGCCACGACCTGGAAAAGATCAAGAAGGACGTGGGCGAAGACGGCCTGCGCCAGGTGTTCGAGATCAGCGACCTGGGCGCCGACATCATCAAGCACCGCATCGCCAAGTACAACATCGATGCGGATTTCTGCCACGGCTACGGCTACATGGGCTTCAACGCCCGCCAGGAAAAAACCCTGCGTGCCTGGGAGAAAGATTTCAAGTCGATCAACAGCCAGCACGAGATCCGCTTTCTCGGCGGCTCCGACGTGCAGCAGATCATCGGTTCAAAGGCCTACACCAGTGCCCTGCTGCACATGGGCGGCGGCCATGTGCACTCGTTGAACCTGCTGCTGGGCGAAGCCACCGCGCTGGCCAGCCACGGCGTGCGGATTTTCGAGAACAGCCCGGCGCTGGAGGTCAGCTACGGCGAACGCATCACCGTGCGCACCGGGCGCGGTTCGGTGCGGGCCAGCAAGCTGCTGTGGGCCTGTGACAGTTTCCTCAACAAACTGGAACCGCAGCTGCACCGTTCGACCATCAACACCTATGCGTTCCAGATGATGACCGAGCCGTTGCCCGAAGAATTGATCCAGCGCATCAGCCCGATTCGCGGGGCCTACAGCGACATCCGCCCGGTGATCGACTACTACCGCGTGACCAATGAAAACCGCCTGCTGTTCGGTGCCGCGACGCCGCTGGTGGAGCATATTCCCGGCGATCTCAAGGCGTGGAACCGCCACCTTATGCTGAAGATTTTCCCGTACCTCAAGGAGGTGAAAATCGACCTCGCCTGGGGCGGCCCGATGGCGTGCAGCCCCAACCTGTTCCCGCAGATCGGCACCTTGCCGGGGCGCAGCAATGCGTTTTTCGTGCAGGGCTATTCCGGCTTTGGCGTGACCCCCAGCCACATCATCTGCAAGGTCCTGGCCGAAGGCATGAGCGAAGGCTCGGCGCGCTATGACCTGCTCAGCTCAATCCCGCGCCCGACCATTATCGGCAAGGACGCCATCCGCCC